A region of the Limnothrix sp. FACHB-406 genome:
CTTCCACCCCCAAACGCACCGATGACGGCACGGTTGTGTTTAGCGGCGTGTTGTTTGATATCACCGCCCGCAAACAGGCGGAACTGGCCCTGGCGGAAGCCAAGGAAGCGGCGGAAGTGGCCAATTTGGCCAAGAGTGAATTTTTGGCCAACATGAGCCACGAGTTGCGCACCCCCTTGAACGGCATTTTGGGTTATGCCCAGGTGTTGCAGCGATCGAGCAATTTGCACGAAGAGCAACTGGCCAAAATTGGCGTGATTCACCAATGTGGCACTCATCTGCTGACCCTGATCAACGATGTGCTGGATTTGGCCAAAATCGAAGCCCGCAAAATGGAACTGCACCCCACAGAATTTCACTTTCGGGCCTTTCTGCGTGGCGTAACGGAAATGTGCCGTCTGCGAGCGGAACTGAAGGGGTTGCAATTCGCAGAAGAAATTGCCGATGACTTACCGGAAGGCATCCGCACCGATGAAAAGCGTCTCCGCCAAGTGTTGCTCAACTTGCTGGGCAATGCGATCAAGTTCACGGACAGCGGCACGGTCACCCTGCGTGTGTTGGCCATGGGGGGCGATCGGGTGCAATTTGAAGTACAAGACACGGGCGTTGGCCTAGAAGCAGATCAACTCAGCAGCATTTTTCTGCCTTTTGAGCAGGTGGGCGAGACCAAGCGCCAAACGGAGGGCACGGGTCTGGGGCTGGCGATCTCCCAACAAATTGTGGAGCTGATGGGCGGTCAAATTACCGTCGAGAGCCAACCCCAAGTCGGCAGCAGCTTTCGGTTTGCAGTGTCCTTGCCGGTGGCGGCCGAGTGGAGCCGCCATTCCCGCATGACACAACAGGGGCAAATTGTTGGCATTCAAGGGGATGCGCCCCAAGTGCTGGTGGTGGATGACAAGTGGGAAAACCGGGCCGTGCTGCGGGAGATGCTGGAGCCGATCGGGTTTGTGATTCAGGAAGCGGAAGATGGGGCCGTGGCTTGGCAGTTTTTGGAGCACCATCGCCCGCAGGTGGTGATTACGGATTTGTTAATGCCCAACTTGGATGGCTACACCCTGATTGATCTGATTCGTCGCCATCCTGAGTTGCAGCAATTGCCGATTATTGTGTCCTCTGCCAGCGTTTTTGAGAGCGATCGACAACAAAGCCTGGATGCGGGTGGCAGCGACTTTTTGCCCAAACCGGTGCAAACCCACGAGCTATTGCACCTGCTGCAAAAACACTTGCAATTGGTTTGGGTTTATGAAGCCAGTGCAATCGCCTCGTCACCCTTGGCGCAGTCGGCGGCGGAACCCGACCTGCCCCCGGATGCACTCATTTACCCGATCGACTACCCGATCGACCCCGAGTTGTTGGAGCAGCTCGAAACCCTGGCCCGCAAAGGCAACTTCAACGCCCTGAAGCGCCAAGCCAAAGCCCTGGCAGAACAGGATCCAACCCTTGCTCCCTTTGCCCAACAGCTCAAGAGCCTGGCCCAGGCGTTTAACGATCAGGGAATTTTGGAACTTTTAAGTCAAGCGCCGGGGCGATCGAACGCAAATTAACGGGGAAGGAAGCGTTAGACCAAACAGAAACGGGTGATCGGGATCTCCGGTCAATTAATTGGCTGAAAAATTGCTGAAAATAGCTTTTTTCGAGAGAATAGAGACCATCAAAGGTCTTCAATAACTTTCTGAAACTTTCTGAGGATCATGAAGTTGAGCGCAATAATCGTTCAAATCATCAAGCATTTATGATCCCCGGGATCATAATTCATCACAAAAACCGGCAAGACCAGCCATTCAGAATCTTCTCAGGAAAAGTCTTGCTTGTTCTTAATGATTAGTTCATGATTGTTGATGCCTCAACCTGATTTTCAGCACTTTCGATCCAGCGCTTCACGGGCCCAGTCATTTCATTGGCCAAGCAATTGGTCAAGTGATTGGTGATCCTTCAATGGCGATTCTTAAATGGCGATCCTTCAATTCTCCCAGCACCCTTTTTACTGCAAAACCTTCCATCCTTGAGCCATGTCCCTCGATGCCGCTGAAAATCGTCCCACGATTCTGATTGTGGACGATATGCCAGCTAACCTTAGTTTGCTGTCTGATTTATTAGATGATGCGGGGTTTGAAGTTTGGATCGCCCAATCTGGAGAAGTGGCGCTCGATCGGGTCAATTTTGCAACCCCAGATTTGATTTTGCTGGATGTGATGATGCCAGGAATTGACGGGTTTGAAACCTGTCGCCGCTTGAAGGCCAATAGCCAAACATCCGCCATTCCCATCATTTTCATGACCGCCCTCTCGGAAGTGGATGATAAGGTGCGTGGTCTCAATTTAGGGGCTGTGGACTATATCACCAAGCCCTTTCAGCAAGATGAAGTCCTCGCGCGGGTGCGCTTACATTTGCGTTTGCAATCCCTCACCAAAGCCTTAGCCGATCGCAATCAAGAATTGGAAATTCGGGTGGCTGAGCGCACAGCGGCCCTGGAAAAAGCCTTGGCGGATTTGCAAGACACCCACCTTAGTTTGGTGCGGGCGGAAAAACTATCCAGTCTGGGACAGTTGCTATCGGGAGTGGCCCATGAAATTAACAATCCTGTGAATTTTATTCATGGCAATCTGGTTCATGCCTGTAATTATGCAGAAGACTTGATGAATGTCTTGCAGCTCTATCAAATATTCTATCCAGAGCCGCCAGCGGATTTGGCAACCCAAACGCAGGATTTGGACTTGCCTTTTATGATGGAGGATTTTCCAAAGATTTTGGAATCCATGCGTTTAGGAACCGATCGAATCCGCGATTTGGTCGCAAGTTTGCGCAATTTTTCGCGAATGGGCAATCAACAGCTCGCCCCAGCGGACTTGCATGAAGGGTTGTAAAATACCCTCATCATTTTGCGCCATCGATTAAAGTCCAAGGGCAGCCGATCGGAATTTAAAATCATTCGAGATTATGGGGAGCTGCCTCTCGTTGAATGTTCGATCGGGGAAATGAGCCAGGTTTTCATGAACTTGATTGCTAACGCGATCGATGCCTTGGATGACTTGGACTGGGAGCACATGAGCGGTTTGGAACCGGAAATTAAAATTCAAACCCGATCCCTGAATCAAAAATGGGTGCAAATTATCGTTTCTGATAATGGACCAGGGATTGAACCGGAGGTACAGCAGAAGTTGTTTGAAGCATTTTTCACCACGAAACCCACGGGTATTGGCACAGGATTAGGGCTGGCGATCGCCCGTTCAATCGTGGTCGATCGCCACGGTGGTCGGCTCGATTGTGAATCTCAGATGGGTCACGGCGCTAAGTTCATTCTCGAAATTCCTGTTACTCAGCCCTAACCAGAAACCTCATCAGAAACTTCATCAGAAACTTCATCAGAAACCTAATCAGAAACCTAATCAGCGGCCATTGATCAGCGGCCATTGATCAATCGAGATAGGTTCAGGAGCGATCGGGCGATGCGATCGCCCGTTTCTGGATCTTTCCAATAGCCATTGTGAGAAAGCGGATTCCAGCTTTCCCAGACTTCTCCCGCGTTCACGTTCAAATCTTCCTTCACTGCCCGTTGAAAAGCTGAATTAATGGGTCGTAATGGATAGGCAATCACATCATCAGAATCGTAAACATTCACCCATTCGGTGGCTGAGTTTAGTTGAGGATAATGTTCTGTCAGGCGGGGGGCCGGAAACTGAATCGGCAAGCCCCCATCGCGATCGCGCAGTGTCCAAAGGGCCAAGGGGCTGCCCAAGGTGTAGTACAAACTGAGGGTTTCACCCCGTTCCAAGGGGCTATTGCCCACTTGGCGCAACACCGATTCTCGAAAGAGCGATTCTGCTTCGGTGTTGTTCCCAAATTCCGCTTGCAAGTCCAGAAGATAGTTATAGGAAACGATCGAGCCAAGGCTATGACCAATCACGCAGAGGGGTGCTTTGGGGCCAGCTTTTTGGGCCAGGGTGTGCAAAGTTTGGGCACAAAATCGATGAATGGCGTGATAGGAATGGCGACCGCGCGGACTAACCTGATAGGCAATGGCATCAGAAACAAAGGACACCATAAATTCTCGGATTCGATCCCAATTCATGGCACTTTGGCGCTGGAATCGGGCCCACAAATCCTGTTGGTTTCCTTCCAAAACCGTTGCCCAATACACTGGAGCCATCACGAACCGCTGATGATATTCCTTGTCAGAAATGCCTAGTTTACTGAAGCGATCGATTAGATTATTTTGCAAGCTGCGAATAAATTCCGGTTGGTCAGCTTTGCCGCTGTTGTAGTCAGGATCACCGGCTCCAATGCCATGAACCACGGCGATCGCCACCTTTTGCCAAGCAGCACCGGCAGCATCACTCTCAGGACTTTGGGATGTGGGGAAAAAGTTGGGGATCATGGGTTTCTCCAGTCCAGGTTTCGTAAAAATTTCGTCAAAATAGATAGGCTGGGGCGCAATTGGTCACCGCTGCCGGCCAGGGATCGGAGTCTTTGGGCGATGGCAATTGCGTTTTGCTCAAACCACAGGGCCCCAGGGAAACAGCCCAGCGAAAAGTCAGGTGATGCTAGCTTAACAAGTGGCTCCGCCTGGCTCCCAAGGGGCGATCGACCTCAGTTCTGGTCAAGTTTTGGTCAAGTTCTGGTCAAGGGCCGGTTCAGTTTTGATCAAGCTTCGATCGGGTTCCGATCAATGTCTGGTTGGTTTTCGATGAACTTTTGGCTAGTTTTCGATCGATTGCCGACCAATTACCGATCAACCGATCAATTGCCGATTAATTACTGATCGATTGCCAATCTCCTGCGTTAAATTCCGCTCGCACTACCCTCCATCACCATGAAGCGCATTGTTCTCATTGCTGGGTTCGAGACTTTTAACGCCGATTTGTACCGAAAAGCTGCCCACCGGGCGATCGAGCGTTGTCCTCAATTGCAAGTGACCACCTTCACCGATCGTGACATTACGGAACAACCCGATCGGGTGGCCGCAGCTTTAGCAGAAGCCGATGTGTTTTTTGCCAGCCTAATTTTTGACTATGAGCAGGTGCTTTGGTTGCGCGATCGGGTGCAACATATCCCTATTTGTTTGGTCTTTGAGTCGGCTTTGGAATTAATTTCCCTCACTCAGATTGGGGCGTTCAAAATTGGCGACAAGCCTTCGGGAATGCCAAAGCCTGTGAAGTTTATTCTCAGTAAATTTTCCAGCGGCCGAGAAGAAGATCGACTGGCTGGTTATCTCAGCTTTTTAAAAACTGGGCCCAAGCTGCTGAAATTTGTGCCGATTCAAAAGGTACAAGATCTGCGCAATTGGCTAATTATCTATGGCTATTGGAATGCTGGTGGCTTGGAAAATGTGGCCGCCATGCTTTGGATTTTGGCTGAAAAATATTTGGATCTCTCGATCGGGGAAATTGCACCACCGATTGAAACGCCCAATATGGGGTTATTGCACCCTGAATATGCGGGCTATTTTTTGAATCCTCAAGATTATTTGAACTGGTATCGTCAACAGCGATCGCCCCAGTTGTCGGAGCCTCCAATTAATCATCCTGATCATCTTGATCATTCGGGGCGATCGACAATGGAAGCCTCCAAAATTGCTCATGATCGCCCGGTAGTAGCTATTTTGCTCTACCGAAAACATGTGGTGACGCAACAGGCTTATATTCCTCAACTGATTCGCCATTTTGAAGCGGCTGGTTTGCTACCTCTGCCCATTTTTATTAATGGCGTGGAAGCCCATGTGATTGTCCGAGATTGGCTGACCACCAGCCATGAACAGCAACAACGGGCCCAGGGCGATCGGGAATTGAAATCCCTGGCGGCTGATGCGGTGTTGGTGGATGCAATTGTTTCCACGATTGGATTTCCGCTGGTGGGTGGCCCCGCCGGTTCCATGGAAGCTGGGCGACAGGTGGCAGTGGCCCAGCGAATTTTGGCAGCTAAAAATGTGCCCTATTTAGTCGCCGCTCCTTTGCTTATTCAAGACCTAAAATCCTGGACAAGACAGGGAATTGGTGGTCTCCAAAGTGTGGTGCTGTATGCCCTGCCGGAGTTGGACGGGGCAATTGATACTGTGCCCTTGGGTGGCTTGGTTGGAGATGATATTTACCTGATTCCGGAGCGTGTTCAACGGTTAACCAGTCGCGTCAAAAACTGGATTCAACTCCGCAAGACCCCACCACGCGATCGCAAGTTGGCGATTATTTTATATGGCTTTCCACCGGGGTATGGCGCAACGGGAACAGCGGCCCTGTTGAATGTTCCCCGATCGCTCTTGAAACTGCTGGAGTCTTTGCAAGCTCAAGGCTATGACGTGGGTGAATTGCCCACCGACGGCGAGGCGATTATTCAACAGGTGAAAGCTGCCGATGATCGTTGGTCTTTGGGCCATCCTTCCCGATCGCACCCACACCAGGCTCCCTTGAATGATGGCTGGGTTCCGGCTCAAATCCTTGATCAATGGTTAGGATATCTCGGCAGTTCTCGGATTCAAAAACAGTGGGGTGGTCTCACGGAATCGGGTATTAAAACCTTTGGGGATGAGTTGCACATTGGGGGTGTTTACTTTGGAAACGTTTGGATTGGGGTGCAGCCGCCTTTGGGTTTGCAAGGCGATCCCATGCGCTTGATGTTTGAGCGAGACTTGACCCCCCATCCCCAATACGCTGCGTTCTATCAATGGTTGCAGCGGGTTTGGCAACCCCACGCGATCGTCCATTTTGGAATGCATGGAACGGTGGAATGGTTGCCGGGATCTCCCTTGGGTAACACGGGCTATTCTTGGTCAGATATTTTGTTGGGAAATCTGCCCCATTTGTATATCTATGCGGCCAATAATCCTTCGGAGTCGATCTTGGCAAAGCGCCGGGGCTATGGGGTGTTAATTTCCCACAATGTGCCTCCCTATGGGCGAGCAGGTTTGTATAAGGAATTGGTGAATCTGCGTGATTTAATTGCGGAATATCGCGAGGATCCGCAGGCGAATACGGCCCTGCGGGATGCGATCGCCCAACGGTTAATTGACACGGGACTCGATCGGGATTGTCCGCTGCCGGAAGCCCAACAATTGGGGGTGGAGTTGGGTGCGGAAACCCTGAAGCTGTTTGGCCCTGATTTGCTCGATCGCTACTTTGCAAGGGTTTATCAATACCTGCAAGAACTAGAACAGCGCCTCTTTTCTAGTGGGTTGCATGTGTTGGGAGCTGCACCCAATGCCGAGCAACTATTGTCCTATTTGGAAGCCTACTTTGAGGCGGATTTACCTCGATCAGTCTTGGAAGTGATCGCCCAAGGATCCGACCTCGATCGCCCCCTGAATGCCTATCGATACTGGTTCCAGCAGGAATATCCCAATCGATCGTTTGAGTTGGATCCCAAAGTCTCAGAACGGATTCAAGAAGCCATTCGTTTGCGGGATTTGCTCAACCAAAATACCGATGAGCTAACGAATTTATTGCGGGGCTTGAATGGGGAATATATTCCGCCCGCACCGGGGGGAGACCTGTTGCGGGACGGGCCCGGCGCATTGCCCACGGGCCGCAATATTCACGCCCTTGATCCTTACCGAATGCCCTCCCCAGGAGCCTACGAACGGGGCAAGGCGATCGCCCAGCAATTGATTGCCCAACACCAAC
Encoded here:
- a CDS encoding response regulator — its product is MSLDAAENRPTILIVDDMPANLSLLSDLLDDAGFEVWIAQSGEVALDRVNFATPDLILLDVMMPGIDGFETCRRLKANSQTSAIPIIFMTALSEVDDKVRGLNLGAVDYITKPFQQDEVLARVRLHLRLQSLTKALADRNQELEIRVAERTAALEKALADLQDTHLSLVRAEKLSSLGQLLSGVAHEINNPVNFIHGNLVHACNYAEDLMNVLQLYQIFYPEPPADLATQTQDLDLPFMMEDFPKILESMRLGTDRIRDLVASLRNFSRMGNQQLAPADLHEGL
- a CDS encoding HAMP domain-containing sensor histidine kinase, translating into MSQVFMNLIANAIDALDDLDWEHMSGLEPEIKIQTRSLNQKWVQIIVSDNGPGIEPEVQQKLFEAFFTTKPTGIGTGLGLAIARSIVVDRHGGRLDCESQMGHGAKFILEIPVTQP
- the bchH gene encoding magnesium chelatase subunit H, which encodes MKRIVLIAGFETFNADLYRKAAHRAIERCPQLQVTTFTDRDITEQPDRVAAALAEADVFFASLIFDYEQVLWLRDRVQHIPICLVFESALELISLTQIGAFKIGDKPSGMPKPVKFILSKFSSGREEDRLAGYLSFLKTGPKLLKFVPIQKVQDLRNWLIIYGYWNAGGLENVAAMLWILAEKYLDLSIGEIAPPIETPNMGLLHPEYAGYFLNPQDYLNWYRQQRSPQLSEPPINHPDHLDHSGRSTMEASKIAHDRPVVAILLYRKHVVTQQAYIPQLIRHFEAAGLLPLPIFINGVEAHVIVRDWLTTSHEQQQRAQGDRELKSLAADAVLVDAIVSTIGFPLVGGPAGSMEAGRQVAVAQRILAAKNVPYLVAAPLLIQDLKSWTRQGIGGLQSVVLYALPELDGAIDTVPLGGLVGDDIYLIPERVQRLTSRVKNWIQLRKTPPRDRKLAIILYGFPPGYGATGTAALLNVPRSLLKLLESLQAQGYDVGELPTDGEAIIQQVKAADDRWSLGHPSRSHPHQAPLNDGWVPAQILDQWLGYLGSSRIQKQWGGLTESGIKTFGDELHIGGVYFGNVWIGVQPPLGLQGDPMRLMFERDLTPHPQYAAFYQWLQRVWQPHAIVHFGMHGTVEWLPGSPLGNTGYSWSDILLGNLPHLYIYAANNPSESILAKRRGYGVLISHNVPPYGRAGLYKELVNLRDLIAEYREDPQANTALRDAIAQRLIDTGLDRDCPLPEAQQLGVELGAETLKLFGPDLLDRYFARVYQYLQELEQRLFSSGLHVLGAAPNAEQLLSYLEAYFEADLPRSVLEVIAQGSDLDRPLNAYRYWFQQEYPNRSFELDPKVSERIQEAIRLRDLLNQNTDELTNLLRGLNGEYIPPAPGGDLLRDGPGALPTGRNIHALDPYRMPSPGAYERGKAIAQQLIAQHQQEHDQEPNSYPETIAVMLWGLDAIKTKGESLGILLELVGAEPIKEGTGRIVRYELIPLAQLGRPRIDVLANLSGIFRDSFANILELLDDLFARAAAADEPIEQNFIRKHALELQAQGVENPSARLFSNPAGDFGSLVNDRVNDGNWESGDELAQTWRSRNAFSYGRRDRGQARPEVLDRLLATTGRIVQEIDSVEYGLTDIQEYYANTGALKRAAEQQQQRPVTASFVESFGKNTQPRDLNSLLRLEYRTKLLNPKWAEAMAAQGSGGAFEISQRMTALLGWSGTTDFADRWVYDGAAETYALDRAMADRLRRANPEAFRNIVGRLLEANGRGFWAADESVVGQLQALYDETDAALEGVTNP